From the Athene noctua chromosome 22, bAthNoc1.hap1.1, whole genome shotgun sequence genome, one window contains:
- the RCC2 gene encoding protein RCC2 produces the protein MPRRKAAGPPWEAAPGNGAAAAAAGGRRRPGPAAAGGRRRPRPERGGGSSGGSSDEEAPRERRPRDGSPGGRRPGRPGGAGSGAAAGGGGGGGGAARGQSVVICEPEHSKERVKLEGSRCRGQLLIFGATNWDLIGRKEVPKQQVAYRNLGQNLWGPHRYGCLSGIQVRSVVSGPCAAHSLLITAEGKLWSWGRNEKGQLGHGDTKRVEAPKLIEVLGGEAIVLAACGRNHTLALTESGSVFAFGENKMGQLGLGNQTDAVPSPTQIMYNGQPITKLACGAEFSMIMDCKGNLYSFGCPEYGQLGHNSDGKFIARAQRIEYDCELVPRRVAIFIEKTKDGQILPVPNVVVRDVACGANHTLVLDSQKRVFSWGFGGYGRLGHAEQKDEMVPRLVKLFDFPGRGAAQIYAGYTCSFAVSETGGLFFWGATNTSRESTMYPKAVQDLCGWKIRSLACGKSSIIVAADESTISWGPSPTFGELGYGDHKPKSSTAAQEVKTLDGIYTEQVAMGYAHSLVIARDETDAEKEKLRKLPEYNPRTI, from the exons ATGCCCCGGCGGAAAGCGGCGGGGCCGCCCTGGGAAGCGGCTCCGGGCaacggggcggcggcggcggcggcgggagggaggcggcggcccggccccgcggcggcgggagggaggcggcggccgcggcccgagc gaggaggagggagcagcggAGGAAGCAGCGATGAAGAAGCGCCTcgggagcggcggccgcgggaCGGCAGCCCCGGGGGGAGGCGGCCCGGcaggcccgggggggccgggagcggagcggccgctggaggaggaggaggaggaggaggagcggcgAGGGGACAGAGCGTCGTGATCTGCGAGCCCGAGCACAGCAAGGAGCGCGTC AAGCTGGAGGGTTCCCGGTGCCGGGGGCAGCTCCTCATCTTCGGAGCCACCAACTGGGACCTGATCGGCCGCAAAGAAGTGCCTAAGCAGCAAG TTGCATATCGTAATCTGGGCCAGAACTTGTGGGGGCCGCACAGGTACGGGTGTCTCTCAGGTATTCAGGTGCGGAGCGTGGTGTCGGGACCCTGCGCTGCGCACAGCCTGCTCATCACCGCCGAGGGCAAGCTCTGGAGTTGGG GGCGCAATGAAAAAGGGCAACTGGGCCACGGGGACACGAAGCGGGTGGAAGCCCCGAAGCTCATCGAGGTGTTGGGGGGTGAAGCCATCGTGCTGGCAGCCTGCGGCCGGAACCACACCCTGGCACTTACAG AGAGTGGCTCAGTGTTTGCCTTCGGCGAGAATAAAATGGGGCAGCTGGGGTTGGGGAACCAGACCGACGCTGTACCCAGCCCTACACAG aTCATGTACAACGGGCAGCCCATCACCAAGCTGGCCTGCGGGGCCGAGTTCAGCATGATCATGGATTGCAAAGGAAACCTCTACTCCTTTGGGTGCCCCGAGTACGGGCAGCTGG GGCATAATTCGGATGGGAAGTTCATCGCCCGGGCGCAGCGGATAGAGTACGACTGCGAGCTGGTGCCACGCCGCGTGGCCATCTTCATCGAGAAGACCAAAGATGGGCAGATCCTGCCTGTCCCCAACGTGGTGGTGCGGGACGTGGCGTGCGGGGCCAACCACACG CTCGTCCTGGACTCGCAGAAGCGCGTTTTctcctgggggtttgggggttacGGGCGGCTGGGCCACGCCGAGCAGAAGGACGAGATGGTGCCTCGGCTGGTCAAGCTCTTCGACTtcccggggcgcggggcggcgcagATCTACGCCGGCTACACGTGCTCCTTCGCCGTCAGCGAGACAG GCGGCTTGTTTTTTTGGGGTGCCACCAACACCTCCCGGGAGTCCACCATGTACCCCAAAGCTGTGCAGGACCTCTGTGGCTGGAAAATCCGCAGCCTGGCCTGTGG GAAGAGCAGCATCATCGTGGCAGCAGATGAGAGCACCATCAGCTGGGGCCCCTCGCCCACCTTCGGGGAGCTG GGCTATGGGGACCACAAGCCCAAGTCCTCGACGGCCGCCCAGGAGGTGAAGACCCTGGATGGGATCTACACGGAGCAG GTGGCCATGGGCTATGCCCACTCGCTGGTGATCGCCCGCGACGAGACCGACGCCGAAAAAGAGAAACTCCGCAAGCTGCCCGAGTACAACCCCCGCACCATCTGA